The Elaeis guineensis isolate ETL-2024a chromosome 13, EG11, whole genome shotgun sequence genome includes a region encoding these proteins:
- the LOC140853220 gene encoding uncharacterized protein, whose product MTKMRAQRSRVTGSARRSSRREEASPPPSVVEPSSPHPVVTTEAQIAVIVRQMTVLTDAVKSLQQQPVQLSPSSVGQPAARPMPSRSSRRRPHRSPSPPQEHLPQRSHREEGRPRCDTHRSRRHSPSQLERARKEKRPRTPSASLSDSSGDSTPGVSQYRRVDDYERKFEEIDRRLAQLQVDGQKSSNDVDFQTAQLLSRLILDEPIPNRFKVPHVKPYDGSTDPVDHLESYKALMTIQRATDAHLCIGFPATLRKAARAWYSGLRSGSFHSFGQLEHSFVIHFSTSQKPPRTSDSLFSLKQRENETLRHFVMRFNAATLEVRDLNEDMAISAMKRRLRGSRFTYSLDKTLPRIYVELMERAYKYMRADEGASDRRLT is encoded by the coding sequence ATGACAAAGatgagagctcagcgatcgagggtcaccgggtcggcgaggcgctcttcccgtcgggaagaagcctctcctccaccctccgtgGTGGAACCCAGCTCACCGCAtcccgtggtgaccacggaggcgcagatcgcggtgatcgtgcggcagatgaccgtgctgacggacgcggtcaagagccttcagcaACAGCCGGTCCAGCTGTCGCCATCATCGGTCGGGCAACcagcggcacgtccgatgccctccaggagcagccgccgacgtccgcatcgatctccgtcgcctccgcaggagcacctgccacagcgctcccacagagaggaggggcggccgcggtgcgacacccatcggtcccgacggcattctccctcccagctagaacgagcgaggaaggagaagcgaccgcgaacgccgtccgcctctctctcggactcttccggagattccactcctggggtctcccagtacCGACgggtcgacgactacgaacgtaagttcgaagaaatcgaccgtcggcttgcccagctgcaagtggacggacagaagtcctcaaacgacgttgacttccagaccgcccaacttctctcccgactcatcctcgacgaaccgatccccaatcGGTTCAAGGTGCCACACGtgaagccttacgacggctccaccgacccagtcgaccacttggagagctacaaggctctcatgacgattcagagggcaaccgacgctcatctttgcatcggcttccccgccacactccgcaaagctgccagggcctggtactccggcctccgtTCGGGAAGTTTTcattccttcggacagctcgaacattccttcgtgatccatttcagcaccagtcagaAGCCACCACGaacgtcggacagtcttttctccctcaagcagagagaaaatgagactctacgacactttgtgatgcgattcaatgcggccacgcttgaggttcgggacctcaacgaagacatggctatctcggccatgaagaggaggctaagggggtcccgtttcacatactccttggataagaccctcccccggatatACGTCGAATTgatggagcgcgcgtacaagtacatgcgtgcggacgaaggagcttccgaccggcgcctgacttaa
- the LOC109506511 gene encoding LOW QUALITY PROTEIN: CST complex subunit STN1 (The sequence of the model RefSeq protein was modified relative to this genomic sequence to represent the inferred CDS: inserted 5 bases in 4 codons) — protein MCSECHESGETDPIALWEFEVVRLSHRVEDPEQIKSTTXDPIQTVHVKLLASDLLSLTVWPSKPPCFTRKGRPISRAETVGVVVSHERKDKFLRFLVDDGSGCIXCILWLNHYCLTSHGGSSDLDLMAEMTLKQSEIVQLGELVRVRGRITIIXGMLQITVRDVVVXRDPNAEVLHWLDCIRLAKQCYDLLPAVTLRGSGLNPPQDGSDHLFLPPGGRLNLFFCSENRTIFMYISGDSLLLFTDKLLELIKYLFPLMIFHFLRNFVLSTFGPVFDHFSLCYI, from the exons atgtgcTCAGAATGTCATGAATCAGGCGAGACAGATCCTATCGCATTGTGGgagttcgaggtcgttcgcttgTCACATAGAGTAgaag ATCCTGAACAAATCAAGTCTACTA ATGATCCAATCCAAACAGTTCATGTGAAGCTTCTGGCCTCTGATCTCCTCTCCTTAACTGTCTGGCCTTCAAAACCTCCCTGCTTCACCCGGAAGGGCAGGCCCATATCTCGTGCTGAGACTGTAGGTGTGGTTGTGAGCCATGAGCGCAAGGACAAATTTCTGAGGTTCTTGGTGGACGATGGGAGCGGGTGCA CCTGCATCCTCTGGCTCAACCACTATTGCCTCACTTCCCAtggtggttcatctgatctcgaTCTTATGGCTGAGATGACACTGAAGCAGTCTGAGATAGTTCAGCTGGGGGAGCTAGTTAGAGTCAGGGGGAGGATTACCATTAT GGGGATGCTACAGATTACAGTGAGGGATGTGGTGG GAAGGGATCCAAATGCAGAGGTGTTACACTGGTTGGATTGCATCAGGTTAGCCAAACAGTGCTATGACTTGCTGCCTGCTGTTACTCTTCGTGGATCTGGTCTGAACCCACCTCAAGATGGCTCTGACC ATCTCTTTTTGCCCCCAGGAGGAAGGTTAAACTTGTTTTTTTGTTCGGAAAACAGAACTATCTTTATGTATATAAGCGGGGATTCACTGCTCTTATTTACAGATAAATTGCTGGAGCTAATCAAATATCTTTTTCCCCTTATgatctttcattttttgagaaattttgtGCTTTCAACCTTTGGTCCTGTGTTTGACCATTTTTCATTGTGctatatctga